The genomic DNA CAATGGGCGTATGCCTACTGGGATGTCCCCAATTCCCGCAAGGAAGAACTGCGCCAGCAGGGAGGGGTGCGTCTGGCTCTGCGGTTCTATGACGTGACGGATATCAACATTGAGTATCAGCGTCCCCACAGTTTGCAGCAGTACGAATGCGATGAACTGGCGCGGGAATGGTATCTGCCGATCCCGGTTAGCGATCGCGATTACATGGTGGAAATTGGCTACGTGGCGTTTGATGGTCGCTGGCTGATGCTGGCACGATCGGCTCAAGTCCGGATTCCACCTGTCTATCCGTCGGACTGGATTGATGATCAGTTCATCACGGTCGTTTGGGAGGATGATTTACGCGGTAAGACGGTGAAGGAATTGCCCCAGCAAACTCGCCAGTTGGTAACCGTTGGCAGCGCGGTCAGTCCGGTTTATGAGCAGGTCTTTGAAATGGCACAGTCCGCCGAGGCTCAGCGAGTTGCTGGATCGGTGTTTGGCTCGATGCATCAGGTTCCGGAGGAAACCGTTAGCTCCTATGTCTTCCCATCTGGGGCGGGCAAGTGGGCAGTTCCCACCGCTTCTGGTATGGGAATGTCGGGTGTCGGCATGATGGGCGGCGCAGCCTACACGACCTCTGGTGTGGGAATGTCCGGGGTGGGAATGATGGGCGGTGCAGCCTACACGACTTCTGGCATGGGAATGTCGGGCGCAGGAATGTACACCATGTCCGGCGTGGGCGCAGCGGGAATGTCTGGTGTGGGAATGTACACGACTTCCGGCATGGGAATGTCTGGTGCGGGAATGTACACGATGTCCGGCATGGGAATGTCTGGGGCTGGTCTGGAGATGTCGATGCGTCCGCGTCAGTTCTGGCTGATTGCCGATGCTGAGCTAATCGTTTACGGCGCAACCGAACCCGATGCCACGGTGACGATCGGCGGTCGTCCGATTCAGCTCAATCCAGACGGTACGTTCCGTTTCCACATGTCCTTCCAAGACGGCATGATTCACTTCCCGATCATGGCAGTTGCTGCCGACGGTGAACAAACCCGATCGGTTCATCTAGAATTCAACCGCACGACACCCGATCGCAATACGAATACCAAAGAGGAAGCGATCGTCGAGTGGTTGCCCTAAGTCTGTGACTTTAAAATCTCTGACTTTCAAGAAATTCTGATTTCCTCTAGTGCTGCTAACCGCACTACCTCAAACGGAGCTAGATCCTTCATCTCAGATGGAGGATTTTTTATTGCGCTTGAATCAGCCAGTTAAATCAATGCCTGGATGGGGTTTGAAGAGTGGGCTAAAAGGAAACGATCGCCTTTTGTAGAGCAGCCGCATCTCCCGTGGGAACGGTAATCACGCCTTCAAGATTTCCCAGTCCGCAGGCTTCGGAGACGATTACGGGAATTCCAGCGGCAATGGCGCGAAGCAGTAGCCTTGGGCGATGCTCGACATAGGCAGGTAGGACAACCAAACCAACTCCCGCTAAAGGATCTTTGGGAGATCGATCGTCCTGATCGGAACGGAATCGCTCTACGGAAACCCCATGCCAAAAGTTCTGCCCCTCCAATTCCTGTCCTAAAATTCGCAGCGTCAGACCCAGATTTTGGGCAGCTTGCCGCAGTTCATACGCGCCTTTGCGTCCCAGCGTGGAAGCCGGAAACAGGATGGCATTGCCGGGGTTGGGAGGGGTTTGATGCTGAGGAATCTGCCAGTCGAGCAAAACGGACTTTTCGGGAAACAGCGCCGCAATTTCGCTGTGGGGGGTGACGATGAATCGCGCAGATGCCAACGCCTGACGTTCCGCTTCTAGCAGCGTGAGATCGACTCGAAAATCATTCAACGTTGGACTTTCAGGATGGTTTTGATACGCCCGATCGAGCCGTTCTTGCAGGACAAATAGCGGTAAGCGAGTCATCAGCACATCGAAGCTTCTGCCGCCCAGATGTCCGTCCTGCCAGAGGAAAGGCAGCAGGTTTTGCATAACCACACAGTGCAGAATTTTGGAACTTAACTGCGCGGCATAGAAGTTGGCAAGCTGGCGATCGTATTTCAGTAATATCTGCTGACGAGAAGCCCCTTGTGTAGCCAGACGACGGGAGGCGATCGATCGCTGGAGCGTGACGGAATACGCCTGTTTGATCTGGCTAAATCCTGCCGTATTCCAGGCATAGTTTGCCTTTCGCCACTGTTTCCCGTCGATCGGGATGGCGAGCAGGTCGGTGGATTTGCGGTCGGGCTGAATTTTTTGCTGAATGTTCTGCTGAATCCATTGGTCGAACTCTGTCCAATACTCATCGAGGAGATAGGCGATCGGAAATTCATCGACGGGCAGCGGTTGTTTGATGCTTCGGCTGCAAGATGTGACACCGCAGGTTTGACAACTTTTCGATTTGGCGATCGGGCGAGAGGGATCAGCCTTCTCCGTTTCGTGGGATTTGAGCAGAGCAGGCTGACCTTTGAACCGGACGACCAGAGCATCCTGGGTAAGGCTTGCCTCAATTCGCAGGGCAGTCGATGTCCTGAATCTCAGGTCAACATAGTTCCAAAACACGGTGGCATCGCGCCCCATTTCTGCCAGAGAGCCGGGAATAATTTGCGTGTGGGCATGACGTTCGACAATCTCCAGTTCGGCATCCAGCGCAGCACTGTAGAGCGCATTAGAAAGCTGGCACAAACCACCGCCCACACTGGGGATGACGCAGCCCTGCCGCAGTTCTCGACCGCTTACATACCCTTTTGCCGCCGTTGGGCAACCCACCTGTGCCCAAAAACTAAAGACGGAATTCGCTGGAATTTCAATGCCGTCAATGGTGCGTGCGGCGATTCTCAAATTCTGAATCTTTCCGGCAATCAGATTCCGTTCGATCGCCTCATGGGATGTCCACAACGGCGTAACGGATTCCGCAATCACTGCCTCATTGTTTAGATTCTCTGTGGGGCGATACCGTCGAACAGGATGCAGGACATTAACCAAACTGCGGCGAAGCTGAAACAGGGTTGCCTTGAAGCGAAAAGCCAACATTTGCCCGGTGGAAGGATAAGCGATCGGAGGCACAGGAACTTCGCGCATATTGAATG from Leptolyngbya ohadii IS1 includes the following:
- a CDS encoding DUF4912 domain-containing protein; amino-acid sequence: MSAERPPIEEMTLRQLRRIASELGISRYSRMRKDQLLSSIQAIQRTRFVPSPTRSLEAQAEVEAAKFDIGLDAEQTDLIEAALALAAVDEELPELPDGYAETRIVLLPRDPQWAYAYWDVPNSRKEELRQQGGVRLALRFYDVTDINIEYQRPHSLQQYECDELAREWYLPIPVSDRDYMVEIGYVAFDGRWLMLARSAQVRIPPVYPSDWIDDQFITVVWEDDLRGKTVKELPQQTRQLVTVGSAVSPVYEQVFEMAQSAEAQRVAGSVFGSMHQVPEETVSSYVFPSGAGKWAVPTASGMGMSGVGMMGGAAYTTSGVGMSGVGMMGGAAYTTSGMGMSGAGMYTMSGVGAAGMSGVGMYTTSGMGMSGAGMYTMSGMGMSGAGLEMSMRPRQFWLIADAELIVYGATEPDATVTIGGRPIQLNPDGTFRFHMSFQDGMIHFPIMAVAADGEQTRSVHLEFNRTTPDRNTNTKEEAIVEWLP
- a CDS encoding VanW family protein yields the protein MREVPVPPIAYPSTGQMLAFRFKATLFQLRRSLVNVLHPVRRYRPTENLNNEAVIAESVTPLWTSHEAIERNLIAGKIQNLRIAARTIDGIEIPANSVFSFWAQVGCPTAAKGYVSGRELRQGCVIPSVGGGLCQLSNALYSAALDAELEIVERHAHTQIIPGSLAEMGRDATVFWNYVDLRFRTSTALRIEASLTQDALVVRFKGQPALLKSHETEKADPSRPIAKSKSCQTCGVTSCSRSIKQPLPVDEFPIAYLLDEYWTEFDQWIQQNIQQKIQPDRKSTDLLAIPIDGKQWRKANYAWNTAGFSQIKQAYSVTLQRSIASRRLATQGASRQQILLKYDRQLANFYAAQLSSKILHCVVMQNLLPFLWQDGHLGGRSFDVLMTRLPLFVLQERLDRAYQNHPESPTLNDFRVDLTLLEAERQALASARFIVTPHSEIAALFPEKSVLLDWQIPQHQTPPNPGNAILFPASTLGRKGAYELRQAAQNLGLTLRILGQELEGQNFWHGVSVERFRSDQDDRSPKDPLAGVGLVVLPAYVEHRPRLLLRAIAAGIPVIVSEACGLGNLEGVITVPTGDAAALQKAIVSF